The segment ACtcctgtaaatacacacacacacacacacacacaaaaacattgtAATAAATATGATACATCAATTACTAGCTGATATTATAAACCATCAATTACTAGCTGATATTCAAAAACAAAACATCTAAGTTCAATGTATTCAATAAGCTAAAGCTTGCCACTCCAGAATAAAAATATATTCCTCTGACATACAGTAGGAGATATTCGTGTGACCTGTAAAATATGAAAACCATTTAACTACGACATGTGTGGTGTGCATGTGTGATCTACGTTATGTCTCTGTCACATTCTTGAGGGGAGATTGTATATCACAGAGTTGCAGAATCCTCCAACTCGGGTATTCTAACTATCCCGCTGAACAGCTGTGTGGCTGAGAGACTGTAACCGAAGGCTTCAGCAGTGACTGGCACGTACTTTCTTGTATTAGAAATGCACAGAGATGTGTGAATGTGACAGTTGTTGACATGGATGGATAGTCACCGATTGGAAGTCCAGGGCTTGCTTTTCCAatgtagaggaagaggaccaAGGCGACTATTATATTGGCCAAGGCGTAGACCcactgaatgacaaacatgatCAGGATGGAACATAATGCCTGCACAGGGGGAAAACGGAAGTAATCAAGAAGATACATTTAGCTACAATCAGGCAGAAATGTTTTACTGCATGTTTTACTGGCTTACTTACACCAATCAGTGCAATCCAGTGGTTGCAGAATTTGGCATAGAAGGAATCAGGCATCGGTTTGATTTCTGATCCCTGGTAGTCTGGTTTACAGTCAGAACCTGCCATCATATGTACAGAAATGAATGAAGTATAAACAACATGCATTATAACAGAAAGGTAGACACAATCCAGACATTCAATAACCTATTTCACTATTACATCACAATGTAAACAGTGTACTGCATGAAGGGGTAAATGGTTGCAAATTAGGTGGAGAATGTCGTAAATTGccgacacacacactcctgcatGCCCACACACAGGGAGTGATGAAGTTGACTGAATAAGAGCTGTGCACCATGTGCCCAATGGTGCCACTAACAAATGTCAACAGTGAACAAAAATTCTAAGTCAAAGTATTCCTCaccagtgttttctctctgtgacCCTGGAGGGTCAAGCTCTATGGGGTTACAAACGGGAAGAAGGGTCTTGTCCTGTATCACTTCCTCCGGGTCTGGGCTGGGCTCTCCAGGTCTTTCCTGGGGGAAGATACACTCTCCTAGACCTGGGGGAGCCGGATcaacccctccatctccctcactagggaAGGCATTGCTGTTAAGGTCTAGCCCAAAGCTGTCCATCAGAGTCTTCTTGGCAGGGGCTTTCACCCTCCTGATCCTGCCTCTCAGGCCTGGCATGGAGACCTCTGTGGCCTTGTCCTTTTCTGGCTCCTCCTGTTCACCACCATTGGGCAGGGGAAAGATCTGGTCCATATCCCTAGTAAACTCTAACAGAGTCCCCTTCCCTGGGCTCGCAACATCCCCCTCTGTACCATAACCCTGGTGGGTTGTGGGGGAAAAAGTATTGTTTTGTGATGTATTGTATTGACCTGAATATTCgtttttttgtttttgcctttTCTTGCATCAATTTTGATTGACACTTGATTGACACTTGATTTACCCTTTTACCCTTGATTGAACTTAAACGACTGAACTCAACATTTAACAGAATTTAGAAATATGTATTGACTTATGAAAAAAAACCTGGTGGGTGGTGGTCATGAGGGGCTTGGATGTATGGTTTGTGAAGGATGAGGCTCCAGTCCCAGGCCTCTTGGCAGGACCAACCCTcttctctctgggctggaggTTATAGGTCATCGCAACGCTGAAGTAAGAGTAGTCAAAGTCAGCTTTGATTCAAGATACTAGAGTCTGGTTCCAGCACACATGCATTgcccaatgcacacacacacacacctgaagtaGGAGTAGTCAATGAAGCTGTAGGTGAGCATGAAGTTGATGGTGACGATGGGGGCTAGGATGTTGACCTGTCCGATGAAGATGAAAGCCATGGTCAGCAGGCTAGTCAAGACTATGGCCGCCACCGGAGTCTTATTAGGACCTTTCtgttgaagacagacagagaggacaaggaaagagatagagggggagatagaggaagATATGCTATGGTCTGTTGAGAAGCTCTAATTTCAATTAAAAGAGCCAAACCGGTTGTTTAAAAAAGTTGCTGTGGTCTCAGACTCAGCCTGCTCTGACTAGAACTACAACCATGCTGCCTGAACCAccactggttctccctctctccctctcccctccctccctccctctctccctccctccctctctccctccctccctccctcccagtgttcCAGGCCAATCTGGGACAGCCCCGTCCGTCTCCCTTCCTGGGTTTGTTCTGAGGCTTTGATTCAGGGCAAGATGTCTAGGGCCTGGCTCCAGTGGACAcgaacacacacagcacaggccAGGCAGTACTGAGGGGCGTGGGGGCCGAGGAAAGGAAGGGGGATTAGTGTTCTGTGTTTCATAAGCCACGACCAACTGTTAGGCTACACTCAGGCAgcatctcaaatgacaccctattctctatatagtgcactacttttaaccagaacctaaagggctctggtcaaaagtagtgaactatacagGAAATgtggtgacatttgggatgctcaatctgttctctttctctctgtgaggtTAGTTTACTCAATTGACCACTCTAAAATCAGGCCCTTTTCTCAGTTTCCCATGGAACCCACCCATTGTACCggtatcaccccccccccacccactggAGACTATATTGTGTTTGATGTTTCTGATTTAGCCAAGGGAGAAACATGTCAGTTCAAGTTATGTGACAAACTGTTTATAGCAGCACAATGTGTTTTTTGGCTTAGGTTAGTCCTGTGGCACTGTTCACCTGAGAAATATTATCAGGATCTGTACAGTCAACAGTCTAAGAGTAGGAGTGATGATCTAGGATCAAGTCCACCCAATCTATGTCACCTTATTAATTGTGATCAAAAATacaagatcagcactcctactctgagatgcttaaTACATAGAGCCCCTGATCCATTTCTCTTCATTTTAGATTCATggatcatccatccatccatcctgccaGGCAAACCCACCCCTTGTGCTAGGAAGGCGAGGGCTGGGATGACCCTCTCCTGGGCGATGACCTGGAGGATCCTGGGTGCCCCGTACAGACCGCCCATGCAGGAGGCCAGCGAGGAGATGTAGAGGCCCAGGAGAAACAAGAAACCCACCAAGGAGACCTGGGAAGTTGGAACAAAACAAAAAGAGGAAGAAAAGAGGCCCCATGATGACTACACCCAGCTAACTTCTCAACTTAGCCCTTGTGAAAAGAGGCCCCATGATGACTACACCCAGCTAACTTCTCAACTTAGCCCTTATGAAAAGAGGCCCCATGATGTCTACACCCAGCTAACTTCTCAACTTAGCCCTTATGAAAAGAGGCCCCATGATGACTACACCCAGCTAACTTCTCAACTTAGCCCTTATGAAAAGAGGCCCCATGATGACTACACCCAGCTAACTTCTCAACTTAGCCCTTATGAAAATAGGTTAGAAGCAGGGAAAAAACGAGGACATAATGTAGGCATTTTTGCAATTAGAACAATTTCCTATACACATTTGGTAGCACTTTACTAGTTAAAAGATGGCGCCAACAGATATGGCAGTTCTTCTTCGAGCTCCTAAGCAACTTcgtacaagcattttgctacaacatctgctaaatatgtatgtgaccaatacaatttgatttaccTGCAGGCTttaaataaagtgttaccatgAGTAAACAGTTTTTTAAATCACAAATAAATCTGTTTGCAAAGAACTTGGTGTACAAAACGTGTGTGCTGTATATTTTTTGCTGAGCTCCATAGTATTTCTGCTGTACCATATGCTGTAGATAACGTGTACACATATGCAACAGTTAGCCCATTCCTCTCAATCCCCCCTAGACCACCACCCACTAATCCAACCCCACACCCTCACCACAGACAGCTGAGCTGCACCCCCTTTACAGTGC is part of the Oncorhynchus gorbuscha isolate QuinsamMale2020 ecotype Even-year linkage group LG09, OgorEven_v1.0, whole genome shotgun sequence genome and harbors:
- the slc12a8 gene encoding solute carrier family 12 member 8 isoform X2, with product MINIFGVVLFLRTGWLVGNLGVLLGMLLVSVVVIVALVTVMSGIGVCERCGVGSGGVYSMISTVLGGRVGGTVGLLYVFGQCVAGAMYITGFSESIAQLLSLQSEWAVRGMSVAVLLGLLGINLAGVKWIIRLQLILLAVLAVSTLDFVIGTFSHLDPEHGFVGYSEELLRKNTLPDYTTGEGFFTVFGVFFPAATGVMAGFNMSSDLQRPEHNIPVGTLAAVCTSWFLYLVFVFLLGAICTREALHFDFLIAEKVSLVGFLFLLGLYISSLASCMGGLYGAPRILQVIAQERVIPALAFLAQGKGPNKTPVAAIVLTSLLTMAFIFIGQVNILAPIVTINFMLTYSFIDYSYFSVAMTYNLQPREKRVGPAKRPGTGASSFTNHTSKPLMTTTHQGYGTEGDVASPGKGTLLEFTRDMDQIFPLPNGGEQEEPEKDKATEVSMPGLRGRIRRVKAPAKKTLMDSFGLDLNSNAFPSEGDGGVDPAPPGLGECIFPQERPGEPSPDPEEVIQDKTLLPVCNPIELDPPGSQRENTGSDCKPDYQGSEIKPMPDSFYAKFCNHWIALIGALCSILIMFVIQWVYALANIIVALVLFLYIGKASPGLPIGVASRFSFFRWIRTTLSNLGRGELPRDQIIVTPSLSGVGMETRQLTEENLDFASRDRYHQSSFIEPDRMAHLQLN